One segment of Anopheles stephensi strain Indian chromosome 3, UCI_ANSTEP_V1.0, whole genome shotgun sequence DNA contains the following:
- the LOC118510305 gene encoding zinc finger protein 558-like, whose amino-acid sequence MATFRLERFPHVCPVCLQHRPDNLLISFNTLDPSCGVQLLEVVEELMFPVLPELEHCTPRGVCEPCYTELNAFLAYRKRLKLVGKFVFSLAQLRNGQKNHLEELFRDHQTELLMVLRELNITDREETVVDGLLDEFNRRSNGERVEQAPIQQLQQERPEAEHEIGLDRSNANPQRVFIAVEEPDSNANEEAEPDEKLDVTSNDKTARSCRRISLNAERSSHICKRCNRAFGTRRDLMQHKRSTHRDHMCDTCGLAFDTKFVLENHRKRHETVRQYRCEYCPLEYYTKAEKLLHVRRLHLNAFEVSCPECALVFRTKQTLAQHMKTHTNQRTHTCNTCGFSFKSHTHLNRHTKELHQGVQYRCEHCDMSYRRKDKLRMHVEKMHNIQTYFVCDICLQSYDTDEKLQEHKAHHQTPKELQCGVCLGAYVTQHEYQTHLCITYRENYVCCNRDFKYHYFYNKHAFLVHGVQTNVRVKPVDGLLLGQYRAKRKQAERCPKCEREFGTRQQKKLHMETCGLVQHDGATPGCGGRKA is encoded by the exons ATGGCCACCTTTCGATTGGAACGATTTCCACACGTGTGCCCCGTATGTTTGCAGCACCGGCCGGACAATTTGTTAATTTCCTTCAATACACTTGACCCTAGCTGTGGTGTCCAGCTGTtggaggttgtcgaggagctCATGTTCCCCGTCTTGCCG GAACTGGAGCATTGTACTCCGCGTGGCGTTTGTGAGCCGTGCTATACAGAGCTGAACGCATTCCTTGCATACCGCAAACGTTTGAAGCTTGTGGGAAAGTTTGTATTCAGCCTGGCACAGTTGCGCAACGGTCAGAAGAATCATCTGGAGGAACTGTTTCGCGATCATCAGACGGAACTGTTGATGGTACTGCGTGAACTGAACATTACCGACAGGGAAGAAACCGTCGTTGATGGTTTGCTGGATGAGTTCAACCGACGTTCGAACGGTGAaagggtggaacaagcgccgATACAGCAATTACAGCAAGAGCGTCCTGAAGCGGAACACGAGATAGGTCTCGATCGTAGTAATGCAAACCCACAGAGAGTGTTTATTGCCGTGGAGGAACCGGATTCCAATGCAAACGAGGAAGCAGAACCGGACGAAAAACTTGATGTAACTTCTAACGATAAAACCGCGCGCAGCTGTCGCAGAATATCCCTAAA CGCGGAACGCAGCAGCCACATCTGCAAGCGTTGCAACCGTGCGTTCGGCACCAGGCGCGATCTGATGCAGCACAAGCGGTCCACCCATCGGGACCACATGTGCGACACCTGCGGGCTTGCATTCGACACCAAGTTTGTGCTGGAAAATCATCGCAAACGGCACGAAACGGTGCGGCAGTACAGGTGTGAATATTGCCCGTTGGAGTACTACACGAAGGCGGAAAAGCTGCTGCACGTGCGACGGTTGCACCTGAACGCGTTCGAGGTGAGCTGCCCGGAGTGTGCGCTAGTGTTCCGGACGAAACAGACGCTGGCACAGCACATGAAGACACACACGAACCAGCGGACGCATACGTGCAACACGTGCGGCTTTAGCTTTAAATCCCACACGCATCTGAACCGCCACACGAAGGAGCTGCACCAGGGCGTGCAGTATCGGTGCGAGCACTGCGACATGTCGTACCGGCGCAAGGACAAGCTGCGGATGCACGTGGAGAAGATGCATAAT ATTCAAACGTACTTCGTCTGCGATATCTGCCTGCAGTCGTACGACACGGACGAAAAGCTGCAGGAGCACAAAGCACACCACCAAACCCCGAAAGAGCTCCAGTGTGGCGTGTGTTTGGGGGCGTACGTGACACAGCACGAGTATCAAACCCATCTGTGCATTACGTATCG GGAAAACTACGTTTGCTGCAATCGCGACTTCAAGTACCATTATTTCTACAACAAGCACGCCTTCCTGGTCCACGGTGTGCAGACGAACGTGCGCGTCAAACCCGTCGATGGTCTGCTGCTGGGCCAGTATCGTGCGAAACGG AAACAAGCGGAACGGTGTCCCAAGTGTGAGCGAGAGTTCGGTACACGTCAGCAGAAGAAGCTCCACATGGAAACCTGTGGTCTGGTGCAACACGACGGCGCCACACCAGGTTGTGGTGGACGAAAGGCCTGA
- the LOC118510306 gene encoding fat storage-inducing transmembrane protein isoform X1 — translation MASKRKPIHTPSASGAGGTNASRPQMNFRQGLNDTTARSEAKGTRPTATPTSIREVLTMMVLHVCKKIIFFDTSLKVPLYLGSLFIVSLIGDFTPYPKTYLARTDNLFNVYFVKLGWAWTLLFAFPYLAMTSITICCGDNQRLLRNHMPRLGIATVFWFVWTKLFNIIESSYGRCSMRGFDAKTPCLKAGHLWNGFDISGHAFILIYASLVLMEEARPIIGWESIKDLLRNEEHNRTNNDTSQTSNPLKSLKDEDLKALKYFYTRFTPTIRLFFVGMTMLQLLWDLMLVGTMLYHHRMAEKVLSGIIAVVTWFVTYRAWYPIPTVLPDPVGKGLFNYQSLSKPEIGLRRRASLLQSGSSASAGGGSSNNTGSSKEIPKFMGMPLYAARQPFNASAMGAPVGSNASSLEGSGIGGGALQQGGASFVSSHLYGSRVGSGSGGIGSSSGGGSNYSNSEFNHPSYARYRSRFERFES, via the coding sequence ATGGCAAGCAAACGAAAACCAATCCACACGCCATCTGCCTCCGGAGCAGGCGGAACAAACGCTTCCCGTCCGCAGATGAACTTTCGCCAGGGGTTAAACGACACAACGGCGCGAAGCGAAGCAAAGGGCACACGGCCGACCGCCACACCGACCTCGATACGGGAAGTGCTCACGATGATGGTGCTGCACGTGTGCAAAAAGATCATTTTCTTCGACACCAGCCTGAAGGTGCCGCTGTATCTGGGTTCTTTGTTCATCGTGTCACTGATCGGTGACTTCACCCCCTACCCAAAGACTTACCTGGCCCGCACAGACAACCTGTTCAACGTGTACTTCGTTAAGCTGGGCTGGGCCTGGACGTTGCTGTTTGCCTTCCCGTATCTTGCCATGACATCGATCACGATTTGCTGTGGTGATAATCAGCGCCTGCTAAGAAACCATATGCCCCGGCTCGGCATAGCGACCGTGTTTTGGTTCGTCTGGACCAAGCTGTTCAACATCATCGAATCGAGCTACGGGCGGTGCAGTATGCGCGGATTCGACGCCAAAACGCCGTGCCTGAAGGCGGGCCACCTGTGGAATGGTTTCGACATTTCCGGCCACGCGTTCATCCTGATCTACGCTAGCCTGGTGCTGATGGAGGAGGCACGCCCCATTATCGGGTGGGAAAGTATAAAGGATTTGCTGCGGAACGAGGAGCACAATCGCACCAACAACGACACGTCCCAAACGTCCAATCCGCTCAAAAGCCTCAAGGACGAGGACCTGAAGGCGCTGAAGTATTTCTACACCCGCTTCACGCCCACCATACGGTTGTTCTTCGTCGGGATGACGATGTTGCAACTGCTGTGGGATCTGATGCTGGTCGGAACGATGCTCTACCACCACCGGATGGCGGAGAAGGTGCTGAGCGGCATTATTGCCGTCGTCACGTGGTTCGTGACGTACCGTGCCTGGTACCCGATACCGACCGTGCTGCCCGATCCCGTCGGAAAGGGGCTGTTTAACTATCAATCGCTCAGCAAACCGGAAATTGGGCTGCGGCGAAGGGCCAGCTTGCTGCAGTCCGGTTCATCGGCGTCTGCCGGTGGTGGCAGTTCGAACAACACCGGCAGCAGTAAGGAAATTCCCAAGTTTATGGGCATGCCACTGTACGCCGCTCGGCAACCGTTCAATGCTTCGGCGATGGGTGCCCCCGTTGGTTCCAATGCATCCTCGCTGGAAGGTTCGGggatcggtggtggtgcattGCAGCAGGGAGGAGCATCGTTCGTAAGTAGTCATTTGTATGGTTCACGCGTAGGTAGTGGTAGCGGTGGCATTGGcagcagtagtggtggtggtagtaacTATAGCAACTCGGAGTTTAACCATCCTTCGTACGCGCGCTATCGTAGTCGCTTCGAGCGGTTCGAATCGTAG
- the LOC118510309 gene encoding ganglioside-induced differentiation-associated protein 1 isoform X2: MRVTVIGHASPSLDGGGSFPFSTVLMTVLQALHEKGIRFTKYEIDVTNDEHFSEWFLELNPRAELPVLQNGLLIVPGSIRILDYLEENYPKNKPLRMPPGTDKLLLGFRQTIESLPIGVITIGSFLHPQHVGSPKFPFVLPVRQTILARDETLAQRLRTYATEYPAFAEVLLKKADFHERKRSIIASEEYFCKLLVALDEFLTSVEQYLATIDNLEACWLLGSDTFTMVDIGLGTLLHRLYVLGLEDRFWGTDKGRPNVGRYFTKVCARESFQSVLPSKVSILRTVWINTPPVYKAGLAAVSSVLISSTLLKR, translated from the exons GTTCTACAGGCTCTGCACGAGAAAGGGATACGGTTCACCAAGTACGAAATCGATGTGACGAACGATGAGCACTTTTCCGAGTGGTTTCTGGAGCTGAATCCACGCGCCGAGTTGCCGGTGCTGCAGAATGGGTTGCTGATCGTGCCCGGCTCAATCCGGATACTAGACTATCTGGAGGAAAACTATCCTAAAA ATAAACCGCTCCGGATGCCGCCCGGTACGGATAAACTGCTGCTAGGCTTTCGGCAAACGATCGAAAGCTTACCGATCGGTGTGATAACGATCGGATCCTTTCTGCACCCGCAGCACGTCGGCAGTCCAAAGTTTCCGTTCGTACTGCCCGTGCGCCAGACGATCCTCGCACGGGACGAAACGCTCGCCCAACGGCTTCGCACGTACGCCACCGAATATCCTGCCTTTGCCGAGGTGCTGCTAAAGAAAGCCGACTTTCACGAACGTAAGCGAAGCATCATTGCGAGTGAAGAATATTTCTGCAAGCTGCTGGTAGCGTTGGACGAATTTTTGACCAGTGTCGAACAGTATCTGGCCACGATCGACAACCTCGAAGCGTGCTGGCTGCTCGGGTCAGATACGTTCACGATGGTCGACATCGGTCTCGGCACGTTGCTGCACCGGCTGTACGTGCTGGGGCTGGAGGATCGTTTCTGGGGCACAGACAAAGGCAGGCCCAACGTGGGACGCTACTTCACGAAAGTATGCGCACGTGAATCGTTCCAAAGTGTGCTACCGTCGAAGGTGTCCATTTTGCGCACGGTGTGGATAAATACGCCACCGGTGTATAAGGCGGGACTGGCCGCCGTGTCGTCGGTTTTGATCAGTTCCACACTGTTGAAGCGATAA
- the LOC118510309 gene encoding ganglioside-induced differentiation-associated protein 1 isoform X1, translating into MFEKRFKRPSVANGDGLILYCNQYSYYCHKVLQALHEKGIRFTKYEIDVTNDEHFSEWFLELNPRAELPVLQNGLLIVPGSIRILDYLEENYPKNKPLRMPPGTDKLLLGFRQTIESLPIGVITIGSFLHPQHVGSPKFPFVLPVRQTILARDETLAQRLRTYATEYPAFAEVLLKKADFHERKRSIIASEEYFCKLLVALDEFLTSVEQYLATIDNLEACWLLGSDTFTMVDIGLGTLLHRLYVLGLEDRFWGTDKGRPNVGRYFTKVCARESFQSVLPSKVSILRTVWINTPPVYKAGLAAVSSVLISSTLLKR; encoded by the exons GTTCTACAGGCTCTGCACGAGAAAGGGATACGGTTCACCAAGTACGAAATCGATGTGACGAACGATGAGCACTTTTCCGAGTGGTTTCTGGAGCTGAATCCACGCGCCGAGTTGCCGGTGCTGCAGAATGGGTTGCTGATCGTGCCCGGCTCAATCCGGATACTAGACTATCTGGAGGAAAACTATCCTAAAA ATAAACCGCTCCGGATGCCGCCCGGTACGGATAAACTGCTGCTAGGCTTTCGGCAAACGATCGAAAGCTTACCGATCGGTGTGATAACGATCGGATCCTTTCTGCACCCGCAGCACGTCGGCAGTCCAAAGTTTCCGTTCGTACTGCCCGTGCGCCAGACGATCCTCGCACGGGACGAAACGCTCGCCCAACGGCTTCGCACGTACGCCACCGAATATCCTGCCTTTGCCGAGGTGCTGCTAAAGAAAGCCGACTTTCACGAACGTAAGCGAAGCATCATTGCGAGTGAAGAATATTTCTGCAAGCTGCTGGTAGCGTTGGACGAATTTTTGACCAGTGTCGAACAGTATCTGGCCACGATCGACAACCTCGAAGCGTGCTGGCTGCTCGGGTCAGATACGTTCACGATGGTCGACATCGGTCTCGGCACGTTGCTGCACCGGCTGTACGTGCTGGGGCTGGAGGATCGTTTCTGGGGCACAGACAAAGGCAGGCCCAACGTGGGACGCTACTTCACGAAAGTATGCGCACGTGAATCGTTCCAAAGTGTGCTACCGTCGAAGGTGTCCATTTTGCGCACGGTGTGGATAAATACGCCACCGGTGTATAAGGCGGGACTGGCCGCCGTGTCGTCGGTTTTGATCAGTTCCACACTGTTGAAGCGATAA
- the LOC118510304 gene encoding eukaryotic translation initiation factor 3 subunit L, which produces MYSNEEPWEGGYDEYGYEMGMPDDGMYERGYFPMHEDVKKFLVYFCTVIKDGVVYEIQNLYENTFPKLSEQHFEKKAWPSEEEVAHLVDNDSLFLILYKELYYRHLHAQIQGGPSLEQRLNSFYNYCNFFNYILPSKEPVQLELPDIWLWELIDEFVYQFQNFAQYRARLTDKTDEEMDMLLNNNSKVWNILCILNVLHSLVSMSKIKDQLEAAAAGKDPEAVAGEFGRHSFYKMLGYFSLVGLLRVHSLLGDYHQAIKVLEPIEIHKKSQYSHIPSCQISTSYYVGFAYMMMRRYSDAIRTFSSILLYIQRTKQLYSARSYQNDQINKQTDQMYHLLAICLVLHPQCIDESIQQVLREKNYHDNMYKMQCGDLDVFRNFFVFACPKFVSPVPPPPDAPMEDYVKEALEHQINVFMDEVKQQQELPTIRSYLKLYTTLPIMKLAAFMDHLPRDDVDKQKLENLLTRLLCFKHKMKNIVWTKGSSGLEGKFQSGSELDFYIDKDMIHIADTKVSHRYGDFFIRKVMKFEDLNRRLHAIKG; this is translated from the exons ATGTATTCCAACGAAGAACCATGGGAAGGA GGCTACGATGAGTACGGCTACGAGATGGGTATGCCGGATGATGGCATGTACGAACGGGGCTATTTCCCGATGCACGAGGATGTGAAGAAGTTTCTGGTGTACTTCTGCACCGTGATCAAGGACGGTGTGGTGTACGAAATTCAGAACCTGTACGAGAACACCTTCCCGAAGCTGAGCGAGCAGCACTTCGAGAAGAAAGCTTGGCCCAGCGAGGAAGAGGTGGCCCATCTGGTGGATAACGATAGTCTGTTCCTGATTCTGTACAAGGAGCTGTACTACCGCCACCTGCACGCCCAAATCCAGGGTGGACCGTCGCTGGAGCAGCGGCTGAACTCGTTCTACAACTATTGTAACTTCTTCAACTACATCCTGCCGTCGAAGGAACCGGTCCAGCTGGAGTTGCCCGACATCTGGCTGTGGGAGCTGATCGACGAGTTCGTGTATCAGTTCCAAAACTTTGCGCAGTACCGCGCCCGGCTGACGGACAAGACGGACGAGGAGATGGACATGCTgctgaacaacaacagcaaggtgTGGAACATCCTGTGCATCCTGAACGTGCTGCACTCGCTCGTGTCCATGTCCAAGATCAAGGATCAGCTGGAGGCGGCCGCCGCCGGAAAGGATCCGGAAGCGGTGGCGGGCGAGTTTGGCCGGCATTCGTTCTACAAGATGCTGGGCTACTTTAGCTTGGTGGGGCTGCTGCGCGTGCATTCGCTGCTCGGCGACTACCATCAGGCGATCAAGGTGCTGGAACCGATCGAGATCCACAAGAAGAGCCAGTACTCGCACATTCCGTCGTGCCAGATCAGCACGTCGTACTACGTCGGCTTTGCGTACATGATGATGCGCCGCTACTCGGACGCCATCCGCACGTTCTCGTCGATCTTGCTGTACATCCAGCGCACCAAGCAGCTGTACAGTGCTCGCTCGTACCAGAACGACCAGATCAACAAGCAGACGGACCAGATGTACCATCTGCTCGCGATCTGTCTGGTGCTGCACCCGCAGTGCATCGACGAATCGATCCAGCAGGTGCTGCGCGAGAAGAACTACCACGACAACATGTACAAGATGCAGTGCGGTGATTTGGACGTGTTCCGCAACTTCTTCGTGTTTGCCTGCCCGAAGTTTGTGTCGCCCGTTCCACCGCCACCGGATGCGCCGATGGAGGACTACGTGAAGGAGGCGCTCGAGCATCAGATTAACGTGTTCATGGACGAGGTgaaacagcagcaggagcTGCCGACCATTCGCTCGTACCTGAAGCTGTACACGACGCTGCCGATCATGAAGCTGGCCGCGTTCATGGATCATCTGCCGCGCGACGACGTCGACAAGCAGAAGCTCGAGAATCTGCTGACCCGGCTGCTGTGCTTCAAGCACAAGATGAAGAACATCGTGTGGACGAAGGGTTCGAGCGGTTTGGAGGGCAAGTTCCAGTCGGGATCGGAGCTGGACTTTTACATCGACAAGGACATGATTCACATCGCCGATACGAAGGTGTCGCACCGTTACGGTGacttttttattcgtaaggTAATGAAATTCGAGGATCTTAACCGTCGTCTGCACGCGATCAAGGGATAG
- the LOC118510306 gene encoding fat storage-inducing transmembrane protein isoform X2 yields the protein MASKRKPIHTPSASGAGGTNASRPQMNFRQGLNDTTARSEAKGTRPTATPTSIREVLTMMVLHVCKKIIFFDTSLKVPLYLGSLFIVSLIGDFTPYPKTYLARTDNLFNVYFVKLGWAWTLLFAFPYLAMTSITICCGDNQRLLRNHMPRLGIATVFWFVWTKLFNIIESSYGRCSMRGFDAKTPCLKAGHLWNGFDISGHAFILIYASLVLMEEARPIIGWESIKDLLRNEEHNRTNNDTSQTSNPLKSLKDEDLKALKYFYTRFTPTIRLFFVGMTMLQLLWDLMLVGTMLYHHRMAEKVLSGIIAVVTWFVTYRAWYPIPTVLPDPVGKGLFNYQSLSKPEIGLRRRASLLQSGSSASAGGGSSNNTGSSKEIPKFMGMPLYAARQPFNASAMGAPVGSNASSLEGSGIGGGALQQGGASFGKITSKRRKLLDNRHHPSG from the coding sequence ATGGCAAGCAAACGAAAACCAATCCACACGCCATCTGCCTCCGGAGCAGGCGGAACAAACGCTTCCCGTCCGCAGATGAACTTTCGCCAGGGGTTAAACGACACAACGGCGCGAAGCGAAGCAAAGGGCACACGGCCGACCGCCACACCGACCTCGATACGGGAAGTGCTCACGATGATGGTGCTGCACGTGTGCAAAAAGATCATTTTCTTCGACACCAGCCTGAAGGTGCCGCTGTATCTGGGTTCTTTGTTCATCGTGTCACTGATCGGTGACTTCACCCCCTACCCAAAGACTTACCTGGCCCGCACAGACAACCTGTTCAACGTGTACTTCGTTAAGCTGGGCTGGGCCTGGACGTTGCTGTTTGCCTTCCCGTATCTTGCCATGACATCGATCACGATTTGCTGTGGTGATAATCAGCGCCTGCTAAGAAACCATATGCCCCGGCTCGGCATAGCGACCGTGTTTTGGTTCGTCTGGACCAAGCTGTTCAACATCATCGAATCGAGCTACGGGCGGTGCAGTATGCGCGGATTCGACGCCAAAACGCCGTGCCTGAAGGCGGGCCACCTGTGGAATGGTTTCGACATTTCCGGCCACGCGTTCATCCTGATCTACGCTAGCCTGGTGCTGATGGAGGAGGCACGCCCCATTATCGGGTGGGAAAGTATAAAGGATTTGCTGCGGAACGAGGAGCACAATCGCACCAACAACGACACGTCCCAAACGTCCAATCCGCTCAAAAGCCTCAAGGACGAGGACCTGAAGGCGCTGAAGTATTTCTACACCCGCTTCACGCCCACCATACGGTTGTTCTTCGTCGGGATGACGATGTTGCAACTGCTGTGGGATCTGATGCTGGTCGGAACGATGCTCTACCACCACCGGATGGCGGAGAAGGTGCTGAGCGGCATTATTGCCGTCGTCACGTGGTTCGTGACGTACCGTGCCTGGTACCCGATACCGACCGTGCTGCCCGATCCCGTCGGAAAGGGGCTGTTTAACTATCAATCGCTCAGCAAACCGGAAATTGGGCTGCGGCGAAGGGCCAGCTTGCTGCAGTCCGGTTCATCGGCGTCTGCCGGTGGTGGCAGTTCGAACAACACCGGCAGCAGTAAGGAAATTCCCAAGTTTATGGGCATGCCACTGTACGCCGCTCGGCAACCGTTCAATGCTTCGGCGATGGGTGCCCCCGTTGGTTCCAATGCATCCTCGCTGGAAGGTTCGGggatcggtggtggtgcattGCAGCAGGGAGGAGCATCGTTC
- the LOC118510306 gene encoding fat storage-inducing transmembrane protein isoform X3, translating to MASKRKPIHTPSASGAGGTNASRPQMNFRQGLNDTTARSEAKGTRPTATPTSIREVLTMMVLHVCKKIIFFDTSLKVPLYLGSLFIVSLIGDFTPYPKTYLARTDNLFNVYFVKLGWAWTLLFAFPYLAMTSITICCGDNQRLLRNHMPRLGIATVFWFVWTKLFNIIESSYGRCSMRGFDAKTPCLKAGHLWNGFDISGHAFILIYASLVLMEEARPIIGWESIKDLLRNEEHNRTNNDTSQTSNPLKSLKDEDLKALKYFYTRFTPTIRLFFVGMTMLQLLWDLMLVGTMLYHHRMAEKVLSGIIAVVTWFVTYRAWYPIPTVLPDPVGKGLFNYQSLSKPEIGLRRRASLLQSGSSASAGGGSSNNTGSSKEIPKFMGMPLYAARQPFNASAMGAPVGSNASSLEGSGIGGGALQQGGASFI from the exons ATGGCAAGCAAACGAAAACCAATCCACACGCCATCTGCCTCCGGAGCAGGCGGAACAAACGCTTCCCGTCCGCAGATGAACTTTCGCCAGGGGTTAAACGACACAACGGCGCGAAGCGAAGCAAAGGGCACACGGCCGACCGCCACACCGACCTCGATACGGGAAGTGCTCACGATGATGGTGCTGCACGTGTGCAAAAAGATCATTTTCTTCGACACCAGCCTGAAGGTGCCGCTGTATCTGGGTTCTTTGTTCATCGTGTCACTGATCGGTGACTTCACCCCCTACCCAAAGACTTACCTGGCCCGCACAGACAACCTGTTCAACGTGTACTTCGTTAAGCTGGGCTGGGCCTGGACGTTGCTGTTTGCCTTCCCGTATCTTGCCATGACATCGATCACGATTTGCTGTGGTGATAATCAGCGCCTGCTAAGAAACCATATGCCCCGGCTCGGCATAGCGACCGTGTTTTGGTTCGTCTGGACCAAGCTGTTCAACATCATCGAATCGAGCTACGGGCGGTGCAGTATGCGCGGATTCGACGCCAAAACGCCGTGCCTGAAGGCGGGCCACCTGTGGAATGGTTTCGACATTTCCGGCCACGCGTTCATCCTGATCTACGCTAGCCTGGTGCTGATGGAGGAGGCACGCCCCATTATCGGGTGGGAAAGTATAAAGGATTTGCTGCGGAACGAGGAGCACAATCGCACCAACAACGACACGTCCCAAACGTCCAATCCGCTCAAAAGCCTCAAGGACGAGGACCTGAAGGCGCTGAAGTATTTCTACACCCGCTTCACGCCCACCATACGGTTGTTCTTCGTCGGGATGACGATGTTGCAACTGCTGTGGGATCTGATGCTGGTCGGAACGATGCTCTACCACCACCGGATGGCGGAGAAGGTGCTGAGCGGCATTATTGCCGTCGTCACGTGGTTCGTGACGTACCGTGCCTGGTACCCGATACCGACCGTGCTGCCCGATCCCGTCGGAAAGGGGCTGTTTAACTATCAATCGCTCAGCAAACCGGAAATTGGGCTGCGGCGAAGGGCCAGCTTGCTGCAGTCCGGTTCATCGGCGTCTGCCGGTGGTGGCAGTTCGAACAACACCGGCAGCAGTAAGGAAATTCCCAAGTTTATGGGCATGCCACTGTACGCCGCTCGGCAACCGTTCAATGCTTCGGCGATGGGTGCCCCCGTTGGTTCCAATGCATCCTCGCTGGAAGGTTCGGggatcggtggtggtgcattGCAGCAGGGAGGAGCATCGTTC ATTTAG